Genomic segment of Drosophila takahashii strain IR98-3 E-12201 chromosome X, DtakHiC1v2, whole genome shotgun sequence:
TGGATGACGATGAAATCTATCGCCAGCTCGTTAGTCACGAGTTGTTGGCCGCCTCGGcattttgtttgctgttttattttagccagtgtttattttaaaagagccaccccaccacccaccgcctcATCGCCCCATCGGCGTGCTCTCAATTGCGGATTCTATATGGACTACACTTATtaataagtttaatatttgccgtggtctttgttttattttggttgTCCATTCGCTGCGCGTTACGTACTTTGGatgtttggatttttttttttggtccgtGTTTACCTTCTACCTCGATTTTTAGCCCATTTGTTTACACGTTTACCGATCTCGCCAATAGACTGGCCATCGTTATCTTCTCCCGTTCATTGGCCACAAAAATCCGCGGCCCATTACGGGTATAATTACCTCGATCTGGTTCTGGTTCTCGAAACTGGACAATGTTCATGTGCGGCCCATTCGCGATCCGACGGATAGTCTGAAAGACCGAAAAGAAGACGCGGCCaccccatcatcatcatctgttctgttctgttctgttctgttctgttctatTCTATTCTGTGCTGTTCTGTTTGTCGGAAAATCGCTTAGTTAGCTGCCCATTTCCAGTGGAAGCGCAAGtgattttcaagaatattatttcccATCCGGTTTTCCGATTTTCATTCGATATGTCCGTGTGGATGACTTACGTGCAGCATCGACGCACGGATGCAAATGCACGCCAGCGCAATGAGCTGTATTATCTAGTGAGTGAAAAGTTGAATTGGGGAAAAGTAAATCCTTAATTTAGGAAAAATGAGCTTTATTATCTAGTGAGTGAAAAGTTGGGTTGGGGAAAAGTAAATccttaatttagaaaaaatttgtaCTCTGCCAATTATCCAGAGacttaatacaaaattaaatcaattgaaaaacaaatatttccttACTAGTTAGTGATGATTTCGGATgtgccaaaaaatatttaaaaatttggaaaacatttttgttcaaaaaaCTCCTTTTTGTTAtgagtttagtttatttatttatttacaacagACGAACTAAatcaatgttttaaaataaatgttataaaaaatattttaaattaaattggtaGAATATCTGTATAATGTGGATTAGGTAAAGAGGTATTTCGTAATTAGAAAAATtcgataatatttaaaacgaattcataatttaataaaaggatattacacattaaaaaatgtttacaagtgtaagaaaacaaacaaatttaaagataattttaaacataatCGTAAATGTGCAAAAATATACGACATGCGCAGGCTATTCAAAATTGATTgaccaaatattattattatgagcACAGGAATACAAAGCGAAGAAAACctattaaaaattgattgatGATTTATTTCTTCGCCATTCCAGCAACGCCATTCGCAGCCGGAATTGGAGCACCATGCCATTGCCCTGGGAATAGGAGGAGgtgccggaggaggaggaggagtcggCGGTGGCAACCAAATGGTGGTCCGCAGTCCACGCCCGCTGTCCGAGGCCAACAACTGCGATGCGGCCATCGAGGCGCCCAAGTTCGGCAACGGAATGGACTCCTCCTCGTCGCCGGCAGTGGACAACAAGCGGGCGAGCAGCAATTCACAGGATACCGCATCGGCGGGCAGCGGAAGCGGGAACAGCGGCAGTGGCGGCAGCACGGCCAGCGAACGGAAGCGCATCCTGCCGAAGCACCAGCGCCCGCTCACCCGCTACCTGCCCATCTTCTCGCCGGATCTGAATCTGCGGCACCACATCGAGACCGCCGGCCACCAGATCGATCTGTGTCCGCATGTCTTTGTGGACGCCCACAGTTGTCGCGGGTAATTTTGAAGCTTTTCTTAAATCCTAATTTATTCTAATTTATATACTGATTTTCCTACAGTTACCTCCACAAGCTGGGTGCCACGTTTCACGCCTGGTCGCGGCGCTGGTTTGTCCTGGATCGCCAGAGGAGCGCCCTAATCTACTACTCCGATAAGTCGGAGAGGAAGCCGAGGGGCGGGGCTTACTTTGCAGTGAGTATGACCAGAAAATAAAGTCAAATCATTGAAAAATCAAGTGGATTGTGtatttatcgatattttcgatattttgacaatatctAGCCGATAATTTCGATGTTTTGAAGGCAaagcacaaataaaatatcgataaatagcaaactttccatattttttcaaataaattagctaaactattttaatttctatatatACAGACCATCGACGAGGTCTATCTGGATCATTTGAACGCCTCGAAGAGCGGACGACCGCATTGCACGTTCATTGTGAAGACGAAGAAGCGAAGCTACAACCTGCAGGCCGCCTCCGATTCGGCGGCCCGTATTTGGATCGATGCCATCATCACCGGAGCCCAGGGTAATCTGGACTACTAGAGGATTACGGATTCTCTTCTGCCCAGTGCACAGTCTCAGCATTAGATgggaaagatttttttaatttataagctCAAATAACTATAACAAAGAAACAAAAGTAGCCATGTAAGACCAAAAAACAATTGCTCAACACAGCGAGCGAAGGGCAAAAGGAACCCGTAACTTTCTCTTCTTTTTGGCGAACTAACGAAATCCGAGATTTCAGTACTGGACCAAAGTCAAGAACGTATTTTTTATAGACCTATACCTAGATTATGTAATGTACATTTTACTTTGTCATATTGTGGTTAAGAACTATTTTTCTATCGGTAGgtttagatttagaaatgAATGTAAATCAAGGA
This window contains:
- the LOC108064232 gene encoding uncharacterized protein isoform X2, which produces MYRINAMIPCCGGKDAKLFERTEMQKLNQKPGDTVDEQVQKNGGDKENNVQNRKSTGSSPTTTATTTTGTTPQQQRHSQPELEHHAIALGIGGGAGGGGGVGGGNQMVVRSPRPLSEANNCDAAIEAPKFGNGMDSSSSPAVDNKRASSNSQDTASAGSGSGNSGSGGSTASERKRILPKHQRPLTRYLPIFSPDLNLRHHIETAGHQIDLCPHVFVDAHSCRGYLHKLGATFHAWSRRWFVLDRQRSALIYYSDKSERKPRGGAYFATIDEVYLDHLNASKSGRPHCTFIVKTKKRSYNLQAASDSAARIWIDAIITGAQGNLDY